The proteins below come from a single Vibrio natriegens NBRC 15636 = ATCC 14048 = DSM 759 genomic window:
- a CDS encoding PLP-dependent cysteine synthase family protein → MCTDHQWINNAVRKIEADFQRSADTHLFKLDLPSLDGIDIYLKDESTHPTGSLKHRLARSLFLYAICNGWIGPETTVIEASSGSTAVSEAYFARLLGLPFIAVMPKSTARKKIEQIEFYGGKAHLVERSDQIYDESRRLAKELNGHYMDQFTYAERATDWRGNNNIANSIFSQMKLEDHPIPSWVVMSPGTGGTSATIGRFIRYQKYETKLCVADPENSVFYEAFQSGNSDLKCESGSKIEGIGRPRVEPSFIAGVVDEMRKIPDTASVATAHWVSHLIGRKVGASTGTNLYAVLQLACEMKLRGETGSIVTLLCDSGDRYLDTYFNMEWVKANIGDIQPYLTQLEIIQAKGCVEPACCEPVVA, encoded by the coding sequence ATGTGTACTGACCACCAGTGGATCAATAATGCAGTACGTAAAATTGAAGCGGATTTTCAACGCTCTGCAGACACTCATCTGTTTAAACTCGACCTTCCTTCTCTTGATGGTATCGATATCTACTTGAAAGATGAGAGCACACACCCTACTGGTTCATTAAAACACCGTTTAGCGCGTTCTCTTTTCCTATATGCGATTTGCAATGGCTGGATTGGCCCTGAGACTACCGTCATTGAAGCCTCTTCAGGAAGCACTGCTGTATCTGAAGCCTACTTCGCGCGTCTGCTTGGCCTGCCATTTATTGCCGTTATGCCAAAAAGTACGGCCCGAAAAAAAATAGAACAAATCGAGTTTTATGGTGGTAAAGCCCATTTAGTCGAACGCTCAGATCAAATCTATGACGAGTCCCGACGTCTCGCAAAAGAGTTAAACGGACACTACATGGATCAGTTCACCTATGCGGAACGTGCAACTGACTGGCGTGGGAACAATAACATTGCAAACTCGATCTTTAGCCAAATGAAATTAGAAGACCATCCCATTCCAAGTTGGGTGGTAATGAGTCCGGGTACGGGTGGCACATCGGCAACCATAGGTCGATTTATCCGTTACCAAAAATATGAGACGAAATTGTGCGTTGCTGACCCTGAAAATTCGGTGTTCTATGAAGCTTTCCAGTCCGGGAATTCGGATTTGAAGTGCGAGAGCGGAAGCAAAATTGAAGGCATTGGTCGCCCTCGGGTAGAGCCTAGCTTTATCGCTGGCGTGGTCGATGAAATGCGCAAAATACCAGATACGGCAAGCGTAGCTACCGCACACTGGGTTTCTCACTTGATCGGTCGCAAGGTAGGTGCTTCTACGGGAACCAACCTGTATGCGGTGCTTCAGCTTGCTTGTGAGATGAAGCTGCGTGGTGAGACGGGATCTATCGTGACCCTGCTGTGTGATTCTGGTGACCGCTACTTGGATACTTACTTCAATATGGAATGGGTTAAGGCAAACATCGGCGATATTCAGCCTTATCTAACCCAGCTCGAAATTATTCAGGCGAAAGGCTGTGTTGAGCCTGCATGCTGTGAGCCGGTCGTTGCCTAG
- a CDS encoding Lrp/AsnC family transcriptional regulator yields the protein MENNLDKIDKQLLALLQTDGTLSLNELAERVNLTTTPCWKRLKKLEDDGFIEKRVALLSAEKLDLSFIAFVQLKTIDHSEEWYHHFVTTVSDFPEVMEFYRMAGEYDYMMKVLVKDMKCFDKFYKRLVNSVKGLSNVTSTFAMESIKYTTELPIGRI from the coding sequence ATGGAAAATAATTTAGATAAAATTGACAAGCAGTTACTTGCTTTACTCCAGACCGACGGAACACTGTCTTTAAACGAATTGGCTGAACGGGTTAACCTCACCACAACGCCATGTTGGAAGCGCCTTAAGAAACTGGAGGACGACGGGTTCATTGAAAAGCGAGTTGCGCTGTTAAGTGCGGAAAAACTGGATCTGTCGTTCATTGCGTTTGTGCAACTTAAGACCATCGATCACTCTGAAGAGTGGTATCACCATTTTGTCACTACTGTGAGTGATTTCCCCGAAGTCATGGAATTCTATCGAATGGCGGGTGAGTACGATTACATGATGAAAGTGCTGGTCAAAGACATGAAGTGCTTTGATAAGTTTTATAAGCGTTTGGTGAATAGTGTGAAAGGGCTTTCAAATGTGACCTCTACGTTTGCCATGGAGTCGATCAAGTACACCACAGAGCTCCCGATTGGCCGTATTTAA